The DNA segment ATCAGCTCACAATATCACAACAATATCACAATATCACAATACTACAAAcatctctcttttcatttcactCAATGTACGTCTCTCTGTTTTGAAATCTCTGACACTTTACAATCAATCTCCTTACTGTTCTCTTAATCCTCGCTATTCTTATTACCAAAGACTTCAGTATAATATCAACTCtcaatatattacaaacatctCCCTTTTCATTTCACTCACTGTACGTCTCTCTGACTAACTGTTTTGAAATCCCCGACACCTTGCAGTCAATCTTCTTACTGTTCTTAATCCTCGCTCTTCTTATTACCAAAGATTTCAGTGCGATATCAACTCACTTTGTTATGCAAGAGAGATATCGGGTAAGagctaaaagaaataaagaaataaaagaattaaaaaaaaggcctactgaggtgTCACTCCCTACAGGAAAAAGGACCAAAAGGATTATACAAAATTGGAGAAGCGTTCCCGCAAcattccctctttcatttcacTCACTGTTCGTATGTCTGATTAACTGCTTTGAAATCCACACCACTTATGTCCGGCACCGTGCTTACCTCCTCCGCCTGCTTACCTGCACAGGCAAGACGAGGAAGGCTCGGTGGCGGCAGGAATGGCACCCGAGGAGGCGTCCACGTCTTGTACATCATGCATTGTGTTGTAGCTCTTCCTTTCGTTGCCCAGACTGtcgagaggaaggagagatgggataAAACATAAACATGGTGATCTTGTGGCTTCAAATGTGTGTTAGAGGGAAATAAGACATGTAAAAATTAACTAGTggatgaaagaaagacgaaaattaTGAATAGTGCTGTGGTTCTCTCTCCCAGCGCTCAGACTgtcgagaggaagaaaagaaggaataaaataacagcCACGAAAACATAAGTCATACCAACATTTCAGGAAATTTCAGAAACGTGAAAAgataactgtgaaaaaaaaaagatgctgaTCTACACTTAACACTTAAAATTTTTGGAAAGCCAGAAAGAAGCGTaaaaccaacacaacacccacaCTTATCAACACAGTGATCTCGCGGCTGCAATTCAGTGtgagaggaaaatgggaaatataataatgaacCAAATAAATATAGAACAGGTAACAAAACTGACCCAAGGATGAAAGACAACAATACGATCTTGTATGGTGAAAATAATAGCGTACTTTTCCCTATCGATGTTGAGGGAAATGATgaatataaaatgataaatacaaTAATGAATACGGGTAACAAAACTGACATGAAGATGGaaacagataataaaaaaaagacaatacgatCTTCcagagtaaaaacaaaaaaaacaacgtaCCTTTTTCTATCGCCGTTAAAagatgagaaacaaaataaaaatatagcaaagataacaaaaataaccagataacataaaaaaaaaacacacagtacGAACTTGTAggcagaaaataataacatacctTTCTCTATCgatgttaaaagaaaaagagtgaacgCAATAACGTGCAGAACAGGTAAGGCAGGTAACAGGACACGAGAACACGGGGATGGACATTTAATTAAAGGTGGGGAATGAAAGGTAAGGTTAGGGAGAGCAGGTCAGCAGAAGagtaggcagggagggagggaactcTCAAATTACTTCAACGATATACTCTTAATTGTATCTTTGTTATAATGAAGGTAATATAATAAAGGCTGTTACATTTGCATAttcattgtattatttttgttagttgttgttatggtggtggtgatggtggtggtggtggtagtagtagtagtagtagtagtagatgtgttgttgttgttgttgttgttgttgttgttgttgtaatagtagtaatagtagttatgttgttgttgtagtagtagttaggtagtagtagtagtagtagtagtagtagtagtagtagtagtagtagtagtagtagtagtagtagtagtagtagtagtagtagtagtaccaccaccaccaccaccaccaccaccaccaccaccaacaacaacaacaacaacaacaacaacagtaacaagcaTTCCCACACCTCCCTACTCACACCTACTCACACATACTCCTTCTTTCGCTCCCTTCCTTCACGCGAGATGacaaacaaactctctctctctctctctctctctctctctctctctctctctctctcgtctctctctctctctctctctctctctctctctctctctctctctctctctaataacaaGACACTTCCACCACGCGCCCCTGACAATATTTCGCTGCATCAATATAAAACAAATCTAGataatattttcccttcttcttttcctctccggCACAGAAGAACCATCAGGGAAAGTAAGTTTAttagaggcaggaaattacTGGCTCGTTATTTCCTTGTTAGCGAGATAATTAAAGTTTGCACGCATCGTCccacttgtctctctctctctctctctctctctctctctctctctctctctctctctctctctctaagacagatagatagacaggtacaaatatatagataattAGATGGTTTGATATctagatagactgactgactgactgattgacggacggactgacggactgactgacggacagactgacggactgactgactgactgactgactgaatgcaTAGACAAATACGATAGACTGATGCATAGATAaatataagacaaaaaaaaacactgtactGATAAaacagaacgagagagagagagagagagagagagagagagagagagagagagagagagagagagagagagagagagagagagagagagagagatacataccaGATCCATACGATAACAGATACAAAAaccaagagacagacagacagacagacagacaaagagaacaacacaagcagacaggcagacagacagacattaccAGACCCCAGCCATTCCCCAAACACTCAGCAGAATGGCGATTTCCGACCCAATCACTGCAGGGGAGGGGAgctggggaagggaagagggaggaaggttcACGAGAGGTTTGCATGGCCGTAACACACCGTAACGGAAGGCAGGAGGTGACGCAACACACGTAACACAGTAGAGCCAATAGACGTATGCGGCGTGAGGGGAAAATAGTGACGCAACacaaaattgagagagagagagagagagagagagagagagagagagagagagagagagagagagagagagagagagagagagagaaagagagagagagaaagagagagagagagagagagagagagagagagagagagagagagagagagagagagagagagagagagagagagagagagagagagagagagagagatgcgattTAAGGGtcgagaggagagggaaaaaaaatgagagcgAAGGAAACACCAGGGGATCACACAAGGCAAGGAAACACTGCAAAatgaggggaggatgaaggaggaagaggggaagatggaaaagaaatatgtaggaaggaaatacagaaagaatagaataatcagcgagagagagagagagagagagagagagagagagagagagagagagagagagagagagagagagagagagagagagagagagagagagagagacacaaataCAGACtgacagggagacagacagaaacaaaaatgaggaaagataaaaatagaaagacgaaaagaggaaaggaggaaacaggagaagtggaggaaaaaggaaaaaaaaaagagagaaggagagaaggatggagaggaaatgATGTGCGAGACGAGAGGAATGcgaaatgagggagaggagaaagtgaggaaagagagggagagagccaagggaggaaggagaggaagggagggagggagggaagctgagtgagcaataaaaagaagaatgttgtgaggaaggagacgagagagagagagagagagagagagagagagagagagagagagagagagagagagagagagagagagagagagagagagagagagagagagagagagagagagagagagagagagagagagagaaaccgagaCTGCAGCTggaaacggaagaggaagaaatcgtACAGAAAAGattgaggataaaaaaaaaaataataataataaaagagacaacagggaggaaggaaggaaagagatctggagggaaggagaagggaagggtgtgCTGGgagtaaagatgaaggaagggacgtatcgtgaagggaaggagggagggcaaCAGAAGCACACCTGAGAACTGGGACAGACACTTACCTGAGAACTGACAGAGTACATTGTTTGcaggcacaggaggaggaaccaGCGCTGTTACCATCTGACATGTACTGCCCCTCCACGTACCATCTGAAACACACGTACTTGATCAGGCAGGTACGTAGGTTAGGTAGATAGATTGGTTGATTGAGAGATTGATAAGTAGGAAGGTAGGTAGTAGGTAGATGGGTACAAAGATAGTGTTTGATCGATTGATAGGTTGATATATTTtagcttactactactactactactattgctattgctactactactgctactaacataccactacgaccaccattacaactacaactaccaccaccacaacagcaacaacaaccactactactactccagcactttttttgttagtcgggagggaagaaggggtagtgaggagaaggcgaggggcaaattagttaaatctagaaagatagctagctcagggatggtgagaaatagcttaagtgtttactacacaaactgtagaagtattctgaataaaatagacttgcttagaggaatagcgagcgtagagaaatttgatatcattgctttaactgaaacttggttagatatgtcaggaaaagtatttaatccagaggttaagatagatgggtatacaatgttctataaagatagggaaaagaggagaggaggaggcgtcgcgttatacgttagggacacattacagtgttgtatgaataatagaattaaaacagataacaaagcagaggtgatatgggtagatattaaggaaggatcgcagtcagtggtactaggggtagtttgcagaccaccgaccagtaccgaggaaattaacacctcactgtggaaggaattaaataaaacaggcaggtacagtcaggtatgtgtggtaggagattttaattttaggaatatcgactggagtctgattgtgggtaacaaggaagcagaggaatttcttaaggtaattcaggataatttttcaaaacaggtagtcgtagaacccacaagggggaataatattctagatttaattcttactaacagggaggaagcagttacgcaggtagaggttggaagacaactaggtaacagtgaccatagggaaattatgtacaatttagaatgggaagaaactgttagaaacaaaaacactagtaaaatacctgactttaggagagcagatttagaagaattaaaaaggtacctccaaggagtggactggcaaaggatgcagggtgaggtcaggtcagggacggagttcagggagataaggcaggatgagagaggtgggaggggggagataggtgtgagagtgttggaatgtcaggtcatgctgaaatgagagaggtgaggtcgaggcgactagatgagggaggggagaggatggtaggggacgagatgaggggattaggggaagtaaatgtagatgaattgtataaatatttcgtagataaagttcatacaggtcagttagcaaatatcccgtatagaacaataagatcacaaaaaaatgaccctaaatggatgactgctgggttaaagcattatatagggcgtaagagaagtatatataagagattaagggcaggtgaagaagttttaaggacacaatataatgaattagttagaacagtcaggaagttaacgaggaaagctaaggacaattatgaattaaaggtagccagccaggcgaagacggaccccaagggattttatcaggtatacaggacgaagaataaggatactgtaggtccattaaaggcagtagatggggagctggttagttctggggaggagattagtaaacttctgaatgattattttttaactgtcttcacccaggaaaacatgcaggatatgccagatagtgaacaggtgtttagagcagatgagaatgagaagctgacagatatttccataactagggaaatagtggaacaggagatagatagggtaaaaaagttcaagtcaccaggacctgatgaaatatatcccagagtacttaaggaatgtaaagaaattattagtgagccgttagtttctgtctttaggaaatcactggagtcgggtgaggtaccagtaatgtggaggcaggctaatgtagtacccatctttaagaaaggagataaaactttagcgtctaatcaTAGACCTGTCagtttaacttcagttgtaggtaaaatgttagagtcaataatagcgaggaacattagggaacatttagacaaacataacttgataaatcagtcacagcatggcttcacgaaggggaagtcttgcctgacaaacttgttaagtttttacagtaaggtgtacgaggcagtagataatggtgatagttatgatatcttatatctggactttagtaaagcatttgacaaggtaccccatgaaaggctcctgagaaaggttagggcacacgggatagatggtaaggtgttaggctggatagcgTCATGGCtcggtaacaggcgacagagagtggtaataaacggctcgaaatccgagtggggtcatgtaattagtggggtgccacagggatcagtattagggccattgttatttttaatatatatcaatgacttggatagtggaattagtagtgatgttagtaaatttgcggatgacacaaagataggtagattaattaggtcagaatcggatgccatcgccttgcaggcagacttagattgaatgcatggacggatagatggcaaatgcaatttaatatcagtaaatgcaaagtgcttagcgtaggtagaggaaacccacacaataggtacacccaaactctggtaggtacagggtacgagaaagatttaggagttatagttagctctgaactccgtctagggaaacaatgcatagaagccagaaacaagtcaaatagggtactaggattcatttttaggagtgtcaaaagtagaaggccggaagtaatattaaagttatacttggcgctggtcagacctcatctagactacgctgtgcagttctggtccccacattacaggaaatatatagatctattagaatcagtacagaggagaatgactaaaaggatacaggggatgaggagtattccttatgaggcgaggttgaagctgttaaatttacattctctagagagacgtaggagaagggacctgatagaagtctttaagtggtataaaggttataataagggagatgtaagcaaaattcttaggatcagcaaccagggtagaacaagaaatgacgggttcaagcttgaaaaatttaggtttaggaaggagataggaaaaaaatggttctcaaattagagtggtagatgagtggaacggactcagtaatcatgtagttagtgctaggacactagagagctttaagagaagatttgacaattttatggatggggataacagatggaaataggtaggtgtgattcatacagggactgccacgtgtaagcctggtcgcttcttgcagcttcctttatttcttatgttcttatgtactcaCACAGCCAGACGAAGGAGCTCAAGGAGGCAGGCGGTGATGGCGAGAAGGAAGCAGGCGAGGGCGAAGGACGGGGTGtcggaggtggtgaaggagggcaACAGAAACGCCTCCTTCACACCCCCGTGCAGCAGAGGAACGTGCAGCATCTCCAGCAGCTGTAAGGGCAAGTGGAGATGCGCTGTGAGGCtgtgaagctgtgtgtgtgagggtttcTGTGGCTGCCAGTGGTAAGGAGGTATGAATAGGGGTGGTTTGCAAGTTTcaaagggagtgagtgagtgagggagggactgagggagggagggagtgaagattATAAGGGTAATGGTACACTaaggtttggtaatgttaagttaggtttaggtctggtttggtttagtttagaTAATGTTAAGTTAAGATTAGGTAATGTTGCGGTAGGTTAAGTGAGCAGAGTGTGTGTCGACGAGGTGAGAACACATGAGGGAGAGGTGATAACTGCTGCCTCAAGTGTTtcagagaaataataaaacgatgactagtttctctctctctctctctctctctctctctctctctctctctctctctctctctctctctctctctcacgggccTTAGTCACTTACTCCTTCAGGGAACCCCACTCAGGCACTTAACCAATTAcaatgtcttcctcttcctcgtttgtAACACGAGTACAACCTGAAGTGACATGGAATCAATAAAAATGAGACTGAAAATATAATAGTATAGGAAACAAGGTATAGGGAAAAATTACAAGACCCACACTGCTTAGGAATTactttactattgctactattgctattgcTTCGTTCGTCAGTGAGAGCACTTCAGTTTACCGTCCTCACGTCCCTTTGGAAACCCGCTCAGTAATGCCCACCTTCCGCACTGTCCATCGAGAACATGGTCATGTGATAGGCTTTTCCCTTACCGTGGCTTGTCTGTTGTCTCCATGCAGCCTATGATAACCATGGGAACCTCTCATACTCTCACGCACTCTCACACAATCTCACACGCTCGTCTTTCGTCCCCGTACCtactcatctccttcctccttctccccataTACTTCCTTTCAATAGCTAgtctcttgttcctctctcatgtctcctctccctctctccctcaggttaTATGGACACGTGGATAACTAACGGTATTACTGTCCCTAACGTATCCACTGTCGCGCCCAGGGTATCGAGGCAGATGGCACGGTGGCACTAGCTGATAACACTGTCCACTACACGGCCTCACCTCCGCTATATGAAGAGGCGACACTTGAATCTATCTATATCCAGTGTCTGTTAGGTTTGAGTttaaataagagaggaaagtatagtagttcaacctaatctaacctaaaggACCGAATTAATAGCTTTTAAAAGGAGATTATACACATTTacggatggggatgacaggcaggaataagtatgtatgttttatacagtgccacgtgtaagcctgatgatCTCGTGCTGCTTCCCTTATTCCCTGATGTTGTAATCTCACCTAATGTAATAGATTAACTGGCAACCTCACGTACTCGTATATACAgagctaaaaagaaagaaaaaagtaacactCACATCTTATTAAAACGAGTTAGTATTCCTGATAATTCAacacttctttatatttcatCATACGTAAGTACGccgaattaaaaataaaagactcACTTAACAAAgctgaaaagaaatatatcaaAGTAACATCCACCTTTTTATTGTGACCAGCTAGTTAATATTACCTGATCAGTCAACTCCTTATATTTCATCTTACGCAGGTACgccaagctcaaaaatacaaaatacttacGTTGAACAGATCACGCGATGTATGCGGCTAGgaaaatgtcacacacacacctctcacgAGCCACTGATCAGAGTACACAGTCACACTTCAGAGTAACTCAGCATTTGTGCCGCGCCTGACGCTAGTGAGGGAGACGTGTGGCGgtaaagggaggtgagggaacgtgtgtgtgtgtgtgtgtgtgtgtgtgtgtgtgtgtgtgtgtgtgtgtgtgtgtgtgtgtgtgtgtgtgtgtgtgtgtgtgtgtgtgtgtccctgcctGCCAGatcaaaataaattaaaaagttaTACCGCAGAACAAAAACATCACAAGTGGTAaccagaactctctctctctctctctctctctctctctctctctctctctctctctctctctctctctctctctctctctctctctagaccacAGACTTCGTGAAGGCAGCATgtggatccacacacacacacacacacacacacataccaataAAATGTTCCCCAAGTCATCCATCAACTAACTCAACCACACCCCCCTCTACTCACCCACTCAACCACCCCTAATCCACttacccatccatccagccaaTCACCgacttccatccatccatccatccattcatccacccatccactcacccacttaCCATCTACCCCCCCACCAACAGGCCCACTAATACATTCGcccacccaccaatccacacAACCATTCACCCTCTCATCCACCTACTCACTACCCACCCATCTGCCCCACACACCTAACTACAAcacattcatccacccatcttcctctttaaccatcactccctcacccttccatcCACATATCActccatccacccattcattTATCTACACATCAGTGCATCTACCATCCGCACATCCCTCCACTCACACACTCCCTTTGACTTATCCATCATTATCTGTACGAGAAAagacagagcaacacacacacacacacacacacacacacacacacacacacacacacacacacacacacacacacacgaagggagGACGGTTTCCGCTTGCGTTCTAGTGATTACGTCACAGATGATGACGTCACAATTCGTTAATTTACgttacgtatttcattttgaaaatgacccctcgaaGAAAGACAGCTAGACTcgatttctttatatattctaATTTGTCATATACTTTAACTAAAACCGTGaatatcaaaacatttcaaatatcagtaataataaagatatataaatatatgtaatatGGAAAATGTTGGAACCTTGACACGTTAAAACCAATGAAATGTCCACCCATTTTGacttaaaaagaatataaaacactaaaaaatatatatgacttTTTGAGACAATTCAAAGTTAGTTATAAACTgaaataaagattttttttaaatatgaaaCGTCAAAATTTAAAACTTTAACAGGATTACAAATCACTCTAAAGTCCATGTATTTAACTTAACAGGAATAATAAACTCTTTAAAAATCATGAGCAATTCTTAGAAgcaataaacacttacttaacgGCTCAAATAAAGTCATTATGAgtgctttgaaaaaaaaaaaaaaaactggaaatccGACACATATTTACATATAAACAACTAAATCACTATATTTCCATTAACAGAcataaaaaacacttgaaacatacCAAAATATTTTTAGAAGCTATAAAAACTTAAGTAGCGgcagaaataaacaaattaagaaacaaaaataaaaagtaaatttgAATCTGGCCGGACTCTGACGAACCATCATGGCCGCTGCGGCGACCTCAGCGAGGAAGACAGTCACTCTGGTttatttgttatgtgtgtgtgtgtgtgtgtgtgtgtgtgtgtgtgtgtgtgtgtgtgtgtgtgtgtgtgtgtgtgtgtgtgtgtgtgtgtgtgtgttatcctgCTGACTGAACCTAAAGTAAAATAATTCCTAAGGACATTAAAGTAACCGACACAACCTAACCTTATTACATATATACTTACAAGGCCTTTCACGAACACGTATTGTATTAATCATCGTCTCGCAGTGAAAGTCCAGTAATAATATTGACACTTAATCCATCCGGTCACAATGGTACCCATGTTCAAACTGAAGACGTGAAGTGTTTCCCGCCTGTCTACTGGGTGACGTGCCGTCTTGGGATTGGCCAAAAACACGGAGGAAAAGAGCGGAAAAGAGCTTGACGTCTGTGACTGGGGAGCAGGCGCAGCAAAgcctgtcaacacacacacacacacacacacacggggggggagagagagagagagagagagagagagagagagagagagagagagagagagagagagagagagagagagagagagaataacaaacacacacacaaacacactgccGCTGACCATTCACCAAGGACTGATGTGCGAGAAAGTAGGTGGAATGGAGAGTAAGTAGATGTGTGGGTGGATATATGTGTGAATGGGTGGTTGGGTGAATTGTCGTGCGAATGGATAGGTAGATGCGTGAGTGAATGGGTACGTGGGGTGGATGGGGGGGTGAATAGGTGTGTGAATAGATAGGTAAGTCGGTAGATCGGTGAGTGGAGGGTGTTGGTGATAAGGTGTGTGGATGAGGTGTGGATAGCGGGTTTGGTGTAGGTGAGTAGATGGGTGTAAGTGGCTGGGTGAATGAAAGTAACCCAGATTCGCACGCATGGTTCCGCTTATCAATGTATGCGAGGAGTCACGCAGCATGAGGTCTtaggactgtattctgaaacacttctgcgctgcacctccactattttcgaAAAGCTCCAACTGAAATGACACAAAGTTTTACaggtgttttttt comes from the Scylla paramamosain isolate STU-SP2022 chromosome 28, ASM3559412v1, whole genome shotgun sequence genome and includes:
- the LOC135114871 gene encoding uncharacterized protein LOC135114871, which gives rise to MDLHNHVPDHDAVNPEGLSDVPAEYPMSSLLDGLPETQHNQLLEMLHVPLLHGGVKEAFLLPSFTTSDTPSFALACFLLAITACLLELLRLAVWYVEGQYMSDGNSAGSSSCACKQCTLSVLSLGNERKSYNTMHDVQDVDASSGAIPAATEPSSSCLCRCLALASVGVLQFFTYLGSTLLMLVAMTMNIFLILSLGVGASLGKLTTLYLKRHLKEARK